Sequence from the Stenotrophomonas sp. 364 genome:
GCCAGCGGGCAGCCGCTGAAGGTGATTTCCTGGCGCTCGGCCCGCACCGCGGGCGCGCAGCCGGGGTCGACGATGCGTCCGCTGAAGCGCGCAATGCCACCGTCGGCCAGTGCCGGGGCACTGACGCACGACAACAGCACCGACATTACGAATAACAGGCCTCTCATGGCACGTTCTCTGGCTCTGGGTATCCCTGTTAACGACCGGCGTTGACGGGGCTGAAGCACGGACAGAAAGAACTGTGATGGGGCGCAAAGAAAAAGCGGCTTTCAGAAGCGGGAAAGGCGGAACACGCACCGAGTGTCGCGCAGGGGGCATGCGTGTCGCGTCAATATGCTGGCGTGGCGGATCAAAGTTTTGACGCCAAAGTGTGCTTTGCATCACATTTATAGTTACACTTGCGTCACGGTTACCCGGGTTGATGGGTAAACGAGACAGGTGTGACGCAAGGATGGGTCCCCCCGGGGAACGCCCCGCAGTGCTCCTTGCTCCTCCTCTACGCAGTTCCACATTCAGTAGGGTTAGGTAGAAGCAATGCGCAAAATGAATCTTTTCGCGGTCCTGCTGCTGGCAGCAGCTCCCGTAGCTGCCCACGCGGCCGATGGCACGATCAACTTCACCGGCAAGATCACCGACAAGACCTGCACGATCTCCACCCCGGGTGGCAAGGACTTCGCCGTCAACCTGCCGACCGTGTCCAAGAACACGCTGGCTGTGGCCGGTGCCGTTGCGGGCCGTACCCCGTTTGCCATCAACCTGACCAAGTGCAGCGCCGGCAACGTCGCCACGTACTTCGAGCCGGGTGCGACCGTTGACTTCAACAGTGGCCGCCTGAACAACCAGGCCGCTGCCAACGCCGCCGGCAACGTGCAGCTGCAGCTGCTGGGCGCCAACAACCAGTTCCTGCCGATCAAGGCTGCCGGTACCAACCAGGCCCAGGACAACTCGCAGTGGGTGACCGTTGCCGCCGACGGCAGTGCGAACCTGAACTACGCCGCCGAGTACTACGCCACGGCCGCCACCACGCCGGGCGAAGTCGCCAGCAGCGTCAAGTACACGATCATCTACAACTGATCATTGCCGTACTCCGCACGGGCCTGCGTTCGCGCCGGCCCGTGCGTCCTGGCCTTGGCCGCATCCCTCGAGCGTAGTTCTTCCGATGAAAGCCCTCTTTCCCCGGGCGCTGCTGCTGGCAGCGTCGACGCTACTGTTTTGCCAGGACGCCTCGGCCGGTGTGGTGGTCAACGGCACCCGGATCATCTATCCGGCGCAGGCGCGCGAAGTCACCGTGCAGGTGGACAACGTCGGCGACGCCCCGGCGCTGGTGCAGGCATGGATCGACAGCGGCGATGCCGACCAGACGGCCGATACCAGTGATGCACCGTTCGTGCTGACGCCGCCGATCAGCCGTGTGGAACCCGGCCGCAGCCAGGCGCTGCGCGTGATCTTTTCCGGAGCCGCGCTGCCGACTGACCAGGAATCGGTGTTCTGGATGAACGTGCTGGATGTACCGCCGTCGCCGCAGAACACCGACGGTGGCGAGCAGAACTACCTGCAGGTCGCGTTTCGCTCGCGCCTGAAACTTTTTTACCGCCCGCAGGGCCTGCGGGGCGTCGCCAATGACGCACCGACAACCCTGCGCTGGACCCGTGACGGCGATCGCCTGCGCGTGGAAAACCCCAGTCCCTTCCACGTGACGCTGGCCGAGGTGCATGCCGTGACCGGCAGCAGCCAACGCACCGTGGAAGCGCAGGGAAAGATGGTCGGACCCCGGCAGAGCCTCGAGTTTTCGGCGCCGGGTGTGATCGAACAGGTCCGCTTCATCACCATCAACGACTACGGCGGTCGCGTCGAACACACGGTCGGCCTGGGTAGCACCGGGGGCTGAGCGCACCGCAGGGACCACGGGCCATCGATGGCCGCCACCGCCGCCGTGCGGCGAACTGAAGGAATGTCAGTGTGATCGGAAACAGATTGACATTGTCGATCCATCAGGCGCTTTGCCTGCTGGTCGCCGGCGTGGCCTGCCCAGGATGGGCGGCGGCCGCGTCTGACACGCCCGGCCAGCCCCCAGTGGCGGCGCAGCACGCCCCCGGGCAGGCGCAGGCGCCCGAGCAGGCGCAGTTCAATTCGAGCTTCCTGTCCGGGCAGGCCCGCCAGGTCGACCTGGGGGCGTTCACCAACGGCAACCCGATGGTGGCCGGGAGCTACCGCGTCGATGTGTACATCAACGGCGCCTGGCAGGGCCGGCGCGACCTGCAGTTCAAGGCCGGTGCCGACGGACGCGTGGATGCCTGCATGGACCTGCCCCTGCTCGAAGAGCTGGGCGTGGACAGTGCCGCGGTGATCGCCCAGCAACGCGCAGGCGCGGCAACCGACAGCGCCGCCTGCCTGCCCGTGCAGCAGCAGATGGCCGGTGCGTACGGCACCTTCGACAGTGGCAACCTGCGGTACGACCTGAGCATTCCGCAGGCGTTCCTGCGCCGCGAGGCGCGGGGCTACGTGAATCCGCAGCTGTGGGATCGCGGCATCACCGCCGGCTTTGTCGGCTACAGCTTCAACACCATCGACAGCGACAGCCGCGTCGAAGGCGGCACGCGCAACCGCAGTGCCTACCTGGGCCTCAACGCAGGCGTGAACGTGGGGGGCTGGCAGTTCCGCCACGATTCCAACCTGACCTGGAGCGAAGGCGACGGCCGCCACTGGCAGAGCATCGCCACCTACGCACAACGCGGCATTCCGCAGGTGCGCGGCCTGTTGACCCTGGGCGAGGCGTACACCAGCGGCGAACTGTTTGATTCCATCGGTTATCGCGGTGCCAGCCTGGCCAGCGACGACCGCATGCTGCCCGACTCGCTGCGCGGCTACGCGCCGGTGGTGCGCGGCATCGCCGAAACCAACGCGCGCGTCGAAGTGCGGCAGAACCAGCAGTTGATCTACTCGGCCTCCGTCGCGCCGGGCAGCTTCGTCATCGACGACCTTTACCCCACCGGCTACGGCGGCGACCTGGACGTGAGCGTGGTGGAGGCCGATGGTCGGCGCCGTGACTTCAAGGTGCCGTTCGGCTCGGTGCCGCAGATGCTGCGCCAGGGCGTATCGCGGTACGCGATCACCGCCGGCCAGGTACGCAACGACCTGCTGCGCGACGCGCCGTGGCTGCTGCAGGGCACCTACCAGCGCGGTATCGGCAACCAGCTCACCCTCTACGGCGGCAGTGCGCTGAGCGAGGGCTACCTGTCGATGCTGTATGGCATCGGCCTTTCCACGCCGGTGGGCGCGTTCGCCGCGGACGTCACCCACGCACGCACTGCTTTCGCGCATGCCGGCGACAGTACCGGCGCCAGTGTGCGGTTGAGCTACAGCAACATGATCGGCGAGACGGGGACCAACCTCACGCTGGCCGCCTACCGCTATTCCACCGAAGGCTTCTACAGCCTGCAGGACGCGCTGTATGCCCGCGATGCCGATGATCGCGGCGTCGATCCGACCACGCGCGGCCGCCAGCGCAGCCAGTTCCAGCTCACCCTGAACCAGCCGCTGGGGCGGCGCTGGGGCGCGCTGTATGTCACCGGTTCGGTGCGCGACTTCTACGACCGCCCGGGTACCGCCAAGCAGTACCAGGTGGGCTACAACAACGCCTGGCGCGCGATGAACTATGGTTTCTCCGCGCTGCGCACCGAAGAAGGCACGCTCGGCCGTGCCGATACCCAGTACCTGCTGTCGATGAGTGTTCCGCTTGGTCGTGGCACCCGCCCGATGTCGTTCAGTGCCGACCTCGGCGCGCGTGAGCACGGTGGCTACGACAACAGCCGCGTCGGGATCACCGGTGCCGTGGGCGCGGACAACAACATCAGCTACGGCGTGGCGCTGTCCGATACCCGCGACGGTGGCACCACCGCGTTGGGCAACGCCGAGTACCGCAGCCGTTACACCGCCCTGAACGCAACCTACGGGCATGCGCGCGATTTCCGCCAGGCCTCGTTCGGCGCCAACGGCAGCCTGGTCGTGCATGCCGGCGGTGTCACCCTCACCCCGCAGCGCGGCGACACCATGGTGCTGGTGGAAGCGCCCGGCGCGCGCGATGCACGCGTGGCCAATGCGCCCGGCCTGCGCATCGACGGACGCGGCTATGCCGTGGTGCCGTACGTATCGCCGTACCGGCTCAACACGGTCACCCTGGATCCGGAAGGCATGTCGCATGACGTCGAGCTGGAAAGCAGCAGCCAGTCGGTGGCCCCGTTCGCCGGTGCGATCAGTTACCTGCGCTTCGATACCCGCAAGGGCAGGGCGCTGCTGATCCAGGTGCGCAACGGCGATGGGCGCGTGCTGCCCTTCGGCGCGCAGGTCAAGGACGCGCAGGGCCAACCGGTGGGCATGGTCGGCCAGGGCGGCCGCCTGTACGTGCGCAGCGAGCTCGACCAGGGTCAGCTGCAGGTGGCTTGGGGCGCCGGCACGGGCCAGCAATGCACGCTCCACTACCAGGTGCCGGCCGACGCCGATGCCGCGACGACCGGATTCATTTCGCTGGAGGCCGCATGCCGATGATCGTTTCCCGTGGCCGCAGGGTGTTGCCTGCCGTCGTCGTGCTGGGTGGGCTGCTGGTGGCCCAGCAGGCCATCGCCTCGTGCAGCCTTTCGTCCGCCAGCTTCGTCGCCCAGGACGTGCAGATGGACATGGGGCAGATCGTGATCCTGCCCGGCACGCCGGTGGGGGGCGTGATCAAGCAGCTCAGCGTGCCGATCAACGGGCGCGACAGTGTCGCCCGCTGCGACCGGTTCGGCGGGCGCTCGGTCGGCGAGTACGTCAACGCGGCGCAGCGCCGCGCGGTGCCGGGCTTTGCCGATGTCTACGAAACCGGCGTGGCCGGCGTGGGCATCCGCCTGTACCGCGATTCCGGCACCATCCAGACCTACTACCCGCATTCGATCACCTTCGCCGGCAACGCCACCATCAGCCTGACCGGCGGCATGTTCCGCATCGAACTGATCAAGACCGCGGCGCAGACCGGTTCCGGCACGATCGCGCCGAACGGCCGCTTCAGCACGTATTACTTCGACGGCAACGGATCCGGCCGTCCCGTGCTGACCTCGACGTTCAAGGGGTCGGGCACCACCGTGGTCAGCCCCACCTGCGAAGTGCAGGCCGGCAGCCGCAACATTCCGGTCGACTTCGGCAGCGTGCCCAACACCGCCTTCACCGGGGTGGGCTCGCGGGCCGTCAACCGCGACTTCGAGATCCGCCTGGACTGCCAGGGCAGCAATCTGGCCCAGTACCAGAGCAAGGTGGGGATTCGCCTGGACGCCGACCCGGACAGTGCCAACCTGCCCGGCGTGCTCAAGCTCAGCGCGGTGGCCAACAGTGCCAGCCGGATCGGCATTGAAGTGGTGCGCCGCGATGGCAGCAGCGAGCGCGAGGTGCGCTTCGGCCAGAGCATCACCCTCGGGTCCACCACGCCCGGCAGCAGCACCTTGACCCTGCCCCTGCGCGCCCGCTACGTGCAGACGCTGGCCGGTACCGTGGGCGCAGGCGTGGCCAACGGGCAGGCCACCTTCACCCTCCAGTACGACTGACCCGGCCGCTGACGGCGCGGCGTGCTTACTCCAGCGCGTAGCGCAGCACGAACAGGCCGGCCACCAGCCACACCGCCGGGTGCACCTCGCGCCAGCGCCCGGTGCCGGCCTTGAGCACCGCATAGGCGATGAAGCCGAAGGCCAGGCCGTTGGCAATGGAATAGGTGAACGGCATCGCCAGCGCACACAACGCGGCCGGCACCGATTCGGTCAGGTCGCTCCAGTCCACGTCCACCAGCTCGCGCAGCATCAGCCCGGCCACGAACAGCAGGGCAGGGGCGGTGGCGTACCCGGGCACCATCGCCGCCAGCGGCGAGAACAGCAGCGCGGCCAGGAACAGGGCCGCCACCACCAGCGCGGTCAGGCCGGTGCGGCCACCGGCCTGCACACCAGACGCGCTTTCGGCAAACGCGGTGGTGCTGCTGGTGCCCAGCAACGAGCCGGCGACGATGGCGGTGCTGTCGGCCAGCAGCGCACGGCCGAAGCGCTTCTGCGCGCCGGGCAGTTCAAGCAGGCCCGCACGCCCCACTACGCCGTACAGCGTGCCGGTGGCATCGAACACTTCCACCAGCACGAACACCAGCACCACCTGCAGCAGCACCGCGATCGGCGCGCCGCCGTTGTGGTGCAGCAGCCCGGGCAGGTCCAGCTGCAGGAAGGTGGGGGCCAGGCTGGGCGGCAGCGAGATCAGGCCGTGGAACTGCACGTCACCAAGCAGCCATGCCGCCCCGGTCACCGCCAGGATGCCGATCAGGATCGCGCCGCGCACCTTGCGTGCTTCCAGGATCGCGATCAGCAGGAAGCCGGCCAGCGCCAGCAGCGGCGGTGCGGTATTGAGCGGGCCCAGCGCCACAAGGGTGTCGGTGTTGGCGATGATCACGCCGGATTTCTGCAGCGCGATGATGGCCAGGAACAGGCCGATACCGGCCACGATCGACGCGCGCAGCGACGGCGGAATGCCGGCCACCAGCCAGGCACGCACGCCGGTCAGCGACAGCGCCAGGAACACCAGCCCGGAAATGAACACCGCCGCCAGCGCCTGCTGCCAGGGCAGGCCGGCGGCGCCGACCACGGTGAAGGCGAAGAAGGCGTTCAGACCCATGCCCGGCGCCATGCCGACCGGGAAATTGGCCGCGAACGCCATCACCAGCGACCCCAGTGCCGCGGCGAGGCAGGTGGCCACGAACACCGCGCCCGGGTCCATGCCGGTAGTGGCCAGGATGTCGGGGTTGACGAAGACGATGTAGGACATCGTCAGGAAGGTGGTCAGCCCGGCCAGCAGTTCGGTGCGCACGGTGGTGCCGTGCTGCTGGAGCTGGAACAGGCGCTCGGGGAGGGACATGGTGGAATCTCGTGACGATGTGGTGCCGCGACCAACGGTCGTGGACCTACCGGAATGCAGAACGGCTGCGCGGTGCGCGCCTGTGTCATGACCAACGGTCATGACCTACCCAAATGCAAACGGCCGCGCAGAGCGCGGCCGTTTTTCCTTTCTTACTTCAGCGCCTTGAAGCGCAGGCGCTTCGGCGCGGCGTCGTCGCCCATGCGACGGCGCTTGTCTTCTTCGTACTCGCGGTAGTTGCCCTGGAAGAACTCCACATGCGAGTCGCCTTCGAACGCCAGGATGTGGGTCGCGATGCGATCCAGGAACCAGCGGTCATGCGAGATGACGAAGGTGTTGCCCGGGAACTCCAGCAGCGCATCTTCCAGCGCACGCAGGGTTTCGATGTCCAGATCGTTGGACGGTTCATCGAGCAGCAGCACGTTGCCACCCTGCAGCAGGGTCTTGGCCATGTGCAGGCGGCCACGCTCACCACCGGACAGCGACCCCACCAGCTTCTGCTGGTCCTGGCCCTTGAAGTTGAAGCGGCCGATGTAGGCGCGCGACTGGATCTCCACGCCGTTGATGTTGAGGATGTCCAGGCCGCCGGCGATTTCCTGGAAGACGTTGTGGTTGCCTTCCAGCGCGTCGCGGCTCTGGTCCACGTAGGACAGCTTGACCGTCGGGCCGACCACGATCTCGCCCGTATCGGGCTTTTCCTGGCCGGTGATCATCTTGAACAGGGTCGACTTACCGGCACCGTTGGGGCCGATGATGCCCACGATCGCGCCACCGGGCACCAGGAAGTTCAGGTCGTCGAACAGCAGGCGGTCGCCGAACTTCTTGGAGACGTTCTTGAACTCCATCACCGCATTGCCCAGGCGCTCGCCCGGCGGAATGAAGATTTCGTTGGTCTCGTTGCGCTTCTGGTAATCCACCGACTGCAGTTCTTCCAGGCGGGCCAGACGCGCCTTGCCCTTGGTACGGCCGCCCTTGGCGTTCTGCCGGGACCACTCCAGTTCCTTCTGGATCGCCTTCTGGCGGGACTTTTCCTGGTTGTCTTCCTGACGCAGGCGATCGTCCTTCTGGGTCAGCCAGTCGGTGTAGTTGCCCTTCCACGGAATGCCGCGGCCGCGATCCAGTTCCAGGATCCACTCGGCGGCGTTGTCCAGGAAGTAGCGGTCATGGGTAACGGCCACCACGGTCCCGGTGTAGCGCGCCAGGAACTGTTCCAGCCATTCCACGGACTCGGCGTCCAGGTGGTTGGTCGGTTCGTCGAGCAGCAGCATGTCCGGCTTCTGCAGCAGCAGGCGGCACAGCGCCACGCGGCGCTTTTCACCACCGGACAGGGTGCCCACAATGGCCTCCCACGGCGGCAGGCGCAGCGCATCGGCGGCCACGTCTAGCTGGTTTTCCAGGGTGTGCGCGTCGCCGGCGGCCAGGATCGCCTCCAGGCGCTCCTGTTCCTTGGCCAGCTTGTCGAAGTCGGCGCCTTCCTCGGCATAGGCCAGGTACACCGCGTCCAGCGCGGCCTGGGCCTGCAGCACTTCGCCCACGCCTTCCTCGACCGACTCGCGCACGGTCTTGGTCGGGTCCAGCTCCGGTTCCTGGGCCAGGTAGCCGACCTTGATGCCGGCCTGCGGGCGGGCTTCGCCCTCGAAGTCGGTATCCACGCCGGCCATGATCTTGAGCACCGTCGACTTGCCGGAGCCGTTCAGGCCCAGCAGGCCGATCTTGGCACCCGGGAAGAACGACAGCGAGATGTCCTTGATGATCTGCCGCTTGGGCGGGACCACCTTGCTGACGCGGTTCATGGTGTAGATGTATTGCGAGGACATGAGGTCTCCGAAGGCGCAACCCTGCGCCCGTTCCAGGCGGAACAGGAACAGATGAATAAAGGGGTACCCCCGATTATAGCCGGAAGCGATGACAGACGCCGGTCTGCCCACGGGCCGGGGCTTGCCGGGGCCTGAATGGGCCGTCAAAGCCGTTGAGATGGAAACCGTTTCCAGCCGGAAACCGTTCAGATGCCGTCCGCATGATGGAGCCATCAACCCACCAAGCGAGGCCAATCATGCGCATGAATCGATTTGTGGTCGGGGCCGTTGCCTCGCTGCTGGCCTTGGGCACGGTGGCACCGGCCTTCGCCGACAACGACCATCGCGGGCGTGGGCACGACCGCCATGACGACCGCCATGACCGTCGCCACGACCGGCATGATCGCCGCGACTGGCGCGACGACCGCCGCGAGGCCCGCCACGACCGTCGCTACTACGACAACCGCGGCTATTACCGCCCGGCACCGCCGCCGCGCGTGGTCTATCGCCCGGCCCCGGGCTACGGCTCCTACGGCTGGGCGCGCGGCCACCGTTACCGTGAGTATTACGGCGGCCCGGTGTACGTGGTCAACGATTACAGCCGCTACTCGGTGCGCCGCCCGCCGCGTGACCACCACTGGATCCGCGACGACCGCGGCAACCTGCTGCTGGTCGCCATCGCCACCGGCATCATTGCCGACTACGTGATCAACAACCGGTAAGCCCGGCGGCAGGCAGGCTGCCCGGCCTGGACGGCGCCCTTCGGGGCGCCGTTCTGCGTTCCGGGGGGCGCACGCCTGGATTGGTCACCCCGCGCCGCGGGGACTACAATCCAGAGCTCGCGCTGTACCCCCTCTGCCTGCCTGGAGTAACCGATGTTCCCGCGTGACGTCCGCATCGAAACCTACGATCCCGAACTGGCCAAGGCCATCGCCGCCGAAACCCAGCGCCAGGAAGACCACGTCGAGCTGATCGCCAGCGAGAACTACACCAGCCCGGCGGTGATGGAAGCCCAGGGCAGCCAGCTGACCAACAAGTACGCCGAAGGCTACCCGGGCAAGCGCTACTACGGTGGCTGCGAATACGTGGACATCGCCGAACAGCTGGCCATCGACCGCCTCAAGCAGCTGTTCGATGCCGACTACGCCAACGTGCAGCCGCACAGCGGTTCGCAGGCCAACCAGGCCGTGTACTTCGCGCTGCTGCAGCCGGGCGACACCATCCTGGGCATGAGCCTGGCCCATGGCGGCCACCTGACCCACGGCGCCAAGGTCAACGCATCGGGCAAGCTGTTCAATGCGGTGCAGTACGGCGTGGACGAAGCCGGCCTGATCGACTATGACGAAGTGGAACGCCTGGCCGTCGAGCACAAGCCGAAGATGGTCGTCGCCGGGTTCTCGGCGTATTCGCAGGTGGTGGACTGGGCGCGCTTCCGCGCCATCGCCGACAAGGTCGGTGCCTACCTGTTCGTGGACATGGCGCACGTGGCCGGCCTGGTCGCCGCCGGCGTCTACCCGAGCCCGCTGCCGCACGCCCACGTGGTCACCTCGACCACCCACAAGACCCTGCGCGGCCCGCGCGGCGGCATCATCATCGCCAAGGGCGCTGACGAAGACCTGGTCAAGAAGCTGCAGTCGATCGTGTTCCCGGGCATCCAGGGCGGTCCGCTGATGCACGTCATCGCCGGCAAGGCCGTGGCCTTCAAGGAAGCGCTGGAACCGGCCTTCAAGACCTACCAGCAGCAAGTGGTCAAGAACGCCCAGGCGATGGCCAACACGCTCATCGCGCGCGGCTACAAGATCGTCTCCGGCGGTACCCAGAACCACCTGATGCTGGTCGACATGATCGGCAAGGATGTGTCGGGCAAGGACGCCGAAGCCGCGCTCGGCAAGGCCCACATCACCGTCAACAAGAACTCGGTCCCCAACGACCCGCGTTCGCCGTTCGTGACCTCCGGCCTGCGCCTGGGTACCCCGGCCGTCACCACCCGTGGTTACCTGGAGCAGGACTGCGTGGACCTGGCCAACTGGATCGCCGACGTGCTCGACGCCCCGGCTGACGAGGCCGTGATCGCCCGCGTGCGCGAGGCGGTGAGCGCCCAGTGCGCGAAGTACCCGGTCTACGGCTGAGGATGGACGACCGCCGCCAGCGTCGTCGATACGCGCTGGTGGCGGGCGTGCTGGGCATTCCCGGTGCCGTCTGTGGCGGGGCCGGTGCAACGCTGATGCTCGGTGGGGCCTGGGAGGGCGCATTCTGGCCGGCGCTGGTGGGACTGATCTGCTGGCTGGCCCTGATCGCCTGGGTCGTGCTGAGCTGGCGCTACCTGCGGCACGGCCGCCAGGGTCTGCGCGCGGGTCGCTGGCCCGTCCTGGACCGGGTGCTGTGGGGGCTGCTGACCCTGGGCCTGGTGGCTGCCGGCTGCGTGCTGGCCGTGTCGGGCCTGATGATGCTCGGGGCCCTGATGCAGCTGCAGCTGTTCATGCTCGGCGGCGCGGCGATGCTGTTGTTGTTCGGCCCGGCGCTGCTGTGGCCGGGGTTCCTGCTGGTTTCCCACCGGCACGCCCCTTCGGAGTGACCGGGCCTGGCCGGCGCCGGGGTCTCTCCCTTGGTTCGGCCGGTTGTTCCTGGTTCCCCCGCGCAGCTGCTCCGGCGGCATGCGCGGCAAAGGCCTGTGCGTGGCAAGGTTGACCCCGGTCCACATGTCGCCGCGCAGGGTGATTGCTTCTCGCCTGGACACCTTCATGGACGACACCACGCAACGCCGTTTGTACTTCATCCAGGCCCTGGTGCTGGGCATCCCGGCCGTGGCCGCCGGCGGCACGCTGGCCGTGATCGC
This genomic interval carries:
- a CDS encoding fimbrial protein; protein product: MRKMNLFAVLLLAAAPVAAHAADGTINFTGKITDKTCTISTPGGKDFAVNLPTVSKNTLAVAGAVAGRTPFAINLTKCSAGNVATYFEPGATVDFNSGRLNNQAAANAAGNVQLQLLGANNQFLPIKAAGTNQAQDNSQWVTVAADGSANLNYAAEYYATAATTPGEVASSVKYTIIYN
- a CDS encoding molecular chaperone, which translates into the protein MKALFPRALLLAASTLLFCQDASAGVVVNGTRIIYPAQAREVTVQVDNVGDAPALVQAWIDSGDADQTADTSDAPFVLTPPISRVEPGRSQALRVIFSGAALPTDQESVFWMNVLDVPPSPQNTDGGEQNYLQVAFRSRLKLFYRPQGLRGVANDAPTTLRWTRDGDRLRVENPSPFHVTLAEVHAVTGSSQRTVEAQGKMVGPRQSLEFSAPGVIEQVRFITINDYGGRVEHTVGLGSTGG
- a CDS encoding fimbria/pilus outer membrane usher protein, with protein sequence MSIHQALCLLVAGVACPGWAAAASDTPGQPPVAAQHAPGQAQAPEQAQFNSSFLSGQARQVDLGAFTNGNPMVAGSYRVDVYINGAWQGRRDLQFKAGADGRVDACMDLPLLEELGVDSAAVIAQQRAGAATDSAACLPVQQQMAGAYGTFDSGNLRYDLSIPQAFLRREARGYVNPQLWDRGITAGFVGYSFNTIDSDSRVEGGTRNRSAYLGLNAGVNVGGWQFRHDSNLTWSEGDGRHWQSIATYAQRGIPQVRGLLTLGEAYTSGELFDSIGYRGASLASDDRMLPDSLRGYAPVVRGIAETNARVEVRQNQQLIYSASVAPGSFVIDDLYPTGYGGDLDVSVVEADGRRRDFKVPFGSVPQMLRQGVSRYAITAGQVRNDLLRDAPWLLQGTYQRGIGNQLTLYGGSALSEGYLSMLYGIGLSTPVGAFAADVTHARTAFAHAGDSTGASVRLSYSNMIGETGTNLTLAAYRYSTEGFYSLQDALYARDADDRGVDPTTRGRQRSQFQLTLNQPLGRRWGALYVTGSVRDFYDRPGTAKQYQVGYNNAWRAMNYGFSALRTEEGTLGRADTQYLLSMSVPLGRGTRPMSFSADLGAREHGGYDNSRVGITGAVGADNNISYGVALSDTRDGGTTALGNAEYRSRYTALNATYGHARDFRQASFGANGSLVVHAGGVTLTPQRGDTMVLVEAPGARDARVANAPGLRIDGRGYAVVPYVSPYRLNTVTLDPEGMSHDVELESSSQSVAPFAGAISYLRFDTRKGRALLIQVRNGDGRVLPFGAQVKDAQGQPVGMVGQGGRLYVRSELDQGQLQVAWGAGTGQQCTLHYQVPADADAATTGFISLEAACR
- a CDS encoding fimbrial protein, translating into MPMIVSRGRRVLPAVVVLGGLLVAQQAIASCSLSSASFVAQDVQMDMGQIVILPGTPVGGVIKQLSVPINGRDSVARCDRFGGRSVGEYVNAAQRRAVPGFADVYETGVAGVGIRLYRDSGTIQTYYPHSITFAGNATISLTGGMFRIELIKTAAQTGSGTIAPNGRFSTYYFDGNGSGRPVLTSTFKGSGTTVVSPTCEVQAGSRNIPVDFGSVPNTAFTGVGSRAVNRDFEIRLDCQGSNLAQYQSKVGIRLDADPDSANLPGVLKLSAVANSASRIGIEVVRRDGSSEREVRFGQSITLGSTTPGSSTLTLPLRARYVQTLAGTVGAGVANGQATFTLQYD
- a CDS encoding NCS2 family permease produces the protein MSLPERLFQLQQHGTTVRTELLAGLTTFLTMSYIVFVNPDILATTGMDPGAVFVATCLAAALGSLVMAFAANFPVGMAPGMGLNAFFAFTVVGAAGLPWQQALAAVFISGLVFLALSLTGVRAWLVAGIPPSLRASIVAGIGLFLAIIALQKSGVIIANTDTLVALGPLNTAPPLLALAGFLLIAILEARKVRGAILIGILAVTGAAWLLGDVQFHGLISLPPSLAPTFLQLDLPGLLHHNGGAPIAVLLQVVLVFVLVEVFDATGTLYGVVGRAGLLELPGAQKRFGRALLADSTAIVAGSLLGTSSTTAFAESASGVQAGGRTGLTALVVAALFLAALLFSPLAAMVPGYATAPALLFVAGLMLRELVDVDWSDLTESVPAALCALAMPFTYSIANGLAFGFIAYAVLKAGTGRWREVHPAVWLVAGLFVLRYALE
- the ettA gene encoding energy-dependent translational throttle protein EttA — its product is MSSQYIYTMNRVSKVVPPKRQIIKDISLSFFPGAKIGLLGLNGSGKSTVLKIMAGVDTDFEGEARPQAGIKVGYLAQEPELDPTKTVRESVEEGVGEVLQAQAALDAVYLAYAEEGADFDKLAKEQERLEAILAAGDAHTLENQLDVAADALRLPPWEAIVGTLSGGEKRRVALCRLLLQKPDMLLLDEPTNHLDAESVEWLEQFLARYTGTVVAVTHDRYFLDNAAEWILELDRGRGIPWKGNYTDWLTQKDDRLRQEDNQEKSRQKAIQKELEWSRQNAKGGRTKGKARLARLEELQSVDYQKRNETNEIFIPPGERLGNAVMEFKNVSKKFGDRLLFDDLNFLVPGGAIVGIIGPNGAGKSTLFKMITGQEKPDTGEIVVGPTVKLSYVDQSRDALEGNHNVFQEIAGGLDILNINGVEIQSRAYIGRFNFKGQDQQKLVGSLSGGERGRLHMAKTLLQGGNVLLLDEPSNDLDIETLRALEDALLEFPGNTFVISHDRWFLDRIATHILAFEGDSHVEFFQGNYREYEEDKRRRMGDDAAPKRLRFKALK
- a CDS encoding RcnB family protein — protein: MRMNRFVVGAVASLLALGTVAPAFADNDHRGRGHDRHDDRHDRRHDRHDRRDWRDDRREARHDRRYYDNRGYYRPAPPPRVVYRPAPGYGSYGWARGHRYREYYGGPVYVVNDYSRYSVRRPPRDHHWIRDDRGNLLLVAIATGIIADYVINNR
- the glyA gene encoding serine hydroxymethyltransferase, giving the protein MFPRDVRIETYDPELAKAIAAETQRQEDHVELIASENYTSPAVMEAQGSQLTNKYAEGYPGKRYYGGCEYVDIAEQLAIDRLKQLFDADYANVQPHSGSQANQAVYFALLQPGDTILGMSLAHGGHLTHGAKVNASGKLFNAVQYGVDEAGLIDYDEVERLAVEHKPKMVVAGFSAYSQVVDWARFRAIADKVGAYLFVDMAHVAGLVAAGVYPSPLPHAHVVTSTTHKTLRGPRGGIIIAKGADEDLVKKLQSIVFPGIQGGPLMHVIAGKAVAFKEALEPAFKTYQQQVVKNAQAMANTLIARGYKIVSGGTQNHLMLVDMIGKDVSGKDAEAALGKAHITVNKNSVPNDPRSPFVTSGLRLGTPAVTTRGYLEQDCVDLANWIADVLDAPADEAVIARVREAVSAQCAKYPVYG